The following proteins are co-located in the Triplophysa dalaica isolate WHDGS20190420 chromosome 2, ASM1584641v1, whole genome shotgun sequence genome:
- the vegfc gene encoding vascular endothelial growth factor C produces MHLFGISVFCLALLYANLALESSHDYYDYDHDQDQGDILEETEPDLVEQLRSAGSVDELMRIVYPSYWSMLKCRSKTGARFPHREPGSTETRSEEASFAAAYFNFEILKSIETEWRKTLCMPRQVCLDVGKEFGAATNTFYKPPCVSVYRCGGCCNSEEHKCMNISTSYISKTLFEITVPLKQGTKPVTISFANHTSCSCLSKLDVYRQRHSIIRRALPECQVANKTCPKTHSWSNRLCICVPMPDTLLLKTQSDSFEQDFCGPNKELDEETCQCVCRKQLRTAGCGPNRYLDKNTCQCVCKVQPSSCGPQQSFNKDTCQCTCAKVCPKSQPLNRSKCVCECTETPNKCFLKGRRFQPATCSCSRAPCTVEPRKRRCKESEYFSEELCHCIPTYWGRLE; encoded by the exons GAAGAAACGGAGCCAGACCTGGTGGAGCAGTTGCGTTCTGCGGGCAGCGTGGATGAACTCATGAGGATAGTTTACCCCAGCTACTGGAGCATGCTGAAGTGTCGTTCTAAAACAGGAGCTCGCTTTCCTCACAGAGAGCCCGGCTCCACAGAAACAAGGTCGGAGGAGGCCTCCTTTGCGGCTGCTTACTTCAACTTTGAAATACTTAAAA GTATTGAAACAGAGTGGAGAAAGACCCTGTGCATGCCACGCCAAGTTTGTTTAGATGTGGGGAAAGAGTTTGGGGCAGCTACAAACACCTTCTATAAACCACCCTGCGTGTCTGTCTACAGATGTGGGGGCTGTTGTAACAGTGAAGAACATAAGTGCATGAACATCAGCACTTCCTACATCAGCAAGACG CTGTTTGAGATCACCGTTCCTCTCAAACAAGGGACCAAGCCAGTCACCATAAGCTTTGCCAACCACACTTCCTGCAGCTGTCTGTCAAAACTGGATGTGTACAGACAACGACACTCAATTATACGAAGAGCCTTACCAGA ATGTCAGGTGGCAAATAAAACATGCCCGAAAACACACAGCTGGAGCAATCGCTTATGCATATGTGTACCAATGCCTGACACTcttctgttaaaaacacaatctg ACTCATTTGAGCAGGATTTCTGCGGGCCAAACAAGGAGCTGGATGAAGAAACCTGTCAGTGTGTCTGTCGAAAGCAACTGAGAACAGCAGGCTGTGGACCAAACCGCTACCTGGACAAGAACACCTGTCAGTGCGTGTGCAAAGTGCAGCCCTCCTCCTGCGGGCCGCAGCAGAGCTTCAACAAGGACACCTGCCAGTGCACCTGTGCCAAGGTGTGCCCTAAGAGTCAACCCCTGAACCGCAGCAAATGTGTGTGCGAATGCACAGAGACCCCTAACAAGTGCTTCTTAAAAGGGAGGAGGTTTCAACCGGCCACATGCAG TTGCTCCAGAGCACCATGTACTGTGGAGCCCAGGAAACGGAGATGTAAGGAGAGCGAGTATTTCAGCGAGGAACTGTGTCACTGTATACCCACATACTGGGGGAGACTGGAGTAA